In one Brassica oleracea var. oleracea cultivar TO1000 chromosome C9, BOL, whole genome shotgun sequence genomic region, the following are encoded:
- the LOC106316863 gene encoding putative lipid-binding protein AIR1, whose protein sequence is MALRNSLTIFLAFNIIFFALTEAARSGCPPSSYKPKPGPTTPAIETCPKDTVKLGVCVNALNLLNATLGAPPVKPCCSLIDGLVDLEAAVCLCTALKASILGININLPINLSLLLNVCSRKAPRGFQCP, encoded by the coding sequence ATGGCTCTTAGAAACTCTCTTACCATCTTCCTTGCCTTTAACATCATCTTCTTCGCCCTAACCGAAGCCGCACGCTCCGGATGTCCACCATCATCTTACAAACCCAAACCTGGCCCAACCACACCTGCCATCGAGACATGCCCGAAAGATACCGTAAAGCTTGGTGTTTGTGTTAACGCGCTTAACTTGTTGAATGCGACATTAGGTGCTCCTCCGGTGAAGCCATGTTGCAGCCTCATTGACGGTTTGGTCGATCTTGAGGCTGCCGTTTGTCTTTGCACCGCGCTTAAAGCTAGCATTCTCGGTATCAACATTAACCTTCCAATCAACCTTAGCTTGCTCCTCAACGTTTGCAGCAGAAAGGCTCCACGTGGCTTCCAATGCCCTTAA